The following proteins are co-located in the Streptomyces bottropensis ATCC 25435 genome:
- the tgmA gene encoding putative ATP-grasp-modified RiPP, which produces MRLFVLNYARTAEQLEFSAPYTYDSGLQLNVLADGRIAAHDQGLMRELGATTSTAGSKTHFDD; this is translated from the coding sequence ATGCGACTGTTCGTGCTCAACTATGCTCGCACCGCTGAGCAGTTGGAGTTCAGCGCTCCGTACACCTACGACTCCGGGCTGCAGTTGAACGTGCTCGCCGACGGGCGGATAGCCGCACATGACCAGGGCTTGATGCGGGAATTGGGGGCGACCACCTCCACGGCGGGATCGAAGACCCATTTCGACGACTGA
- the tgmB gene encoding ATP-grasp ribosomal peptide maturase yields the protein MTVLILTCEQDVTADLVVARLNRTGVPVVRLDPADLPGAVALSGEYVHGSFHGQLSAGGRLVSMTGLRSIWLRRPGLPAAGVAEPSPWLTEESRQALYGMLRGTGARWMNDPDAARRARHKPWQLRHAQRCGLPVPATLITTFPQAARDFAERFPDLVVKPVSGTHPQAPASTVPTSRVAPGTDFTAVAFGPTLLQRRIAKTADIRLTVVGDRMLAARKAVAPDAHPDEVDVRFAPSAAPWQPVEVPARTATAVHAYLRDAELAYGAFDFAEDADGIWWFLECNQSGQFGFVEMDTGQPIAHSVAEWLAREEPGAGARRDDRIRATP from the coding sequence ATGACGGTATTGATCCTCACCTGCGAACAGGATGTGACGGCGGATCTGGTCGTGGCTCGCCTCAACAGGACCGGCGTACCGGTGGTCCGGCTCGACCCCGCCGACCTGCCCGGCGCGGTGGCGCTCTCCGGCGAGTACGTGCACGGCTCGTTCCACGGGCAGCTGTCCGCGGGAGGGCGTCTGGTGAGCATGACCGGGCTGCGGTCCATCTGGCTGCGCCGGCCCGGCCTTCCGGCCGCCGGGGTCGCCGAGCCGTCCCCCTGGCTCACCGAGGAGTCCAGGCAGGCCCTGTACGGCATGCTGCGCGGCACGGGCGCCCGCTGGATGAACGACCCGGACGCGGCCCGCAGGGCCCGTCACAAGCCGTGGCAGCTCCGGCACGCCCAGCGCTGCGGGCTCCCCGTGCCGGCCACGCTGATCACCACGTTCCCGCAGGCCGCCCGCGACTTCGCCGAACGCTTCCCGGACCTGGTGGTGAAGCCCGTCTCCGGCACCCACCCGCAGGCGCCCGCCAGTACGGTCCCCACCAGCCGCGTCGCGCCCGGCACGGACTTCACCGCCGTCGCGTTCGGCCCGACGCTGCTGCAGCGCCGGATCGCCAAGACCGCCGACATCCGGCTCACCGTCGTCGGCGACCGCATGCTGGCCGCCCGCAAGGCGGTCGCCCCGGACGCGCACCCCGACGAGGTGGACGTCCGCTTCGCCCCCTCCGCCGCACCCTGGCAGCCGGTCGAGGTCCCGGCGCGCACCGCCACGGCCGTACACGCCTACCTCCGTGACGCCGAACTCGCCTACGGGGCCTTCGACTTCGCGGAGGACGCGGACGGGATCTGGTGGTTCCTGGAGTGCAACCAGTCCGGCCAGTTCGGGTTCGTGGAGATGGACACCGGCCAGCCGATCGCCCACAGCGTCGCCGAATGGCTGGCGCGGGAGGAACCAGGGGCGGGAGCGCGCCGCGACGACCGGATCCGGGCGACACCCTGA